Proteins from a genomic interval of Arachis hypogaea cultivar Tifrunner chromosome 10, arahy.Tifrunner.gnm2.J5K5, whole genome shotgun sequence:
- the LOC112715633 gene encoding U-box domain-containing protein 26-like, with the protein MPGSLEPLDLGVQIPYHFRCPISLELMRDPVTVCTGQTYDRPSIESWVATGNTTCPVTRATLTDFTLIPNHTLRRLIQEWCVANRAFGVERIPTPKQPADPSMVRSLLNQASSDSAPTQIRVNSLRRLRGLARDSDKNRSLIASLSAVQILLTVVFSCNGSDEMNHEALAILVMFSLGENECEFVASDLDKIRYLSMLLFHSSMEVRVNSAALIEIVAAGTRLPELRSQISNVDEIYDGVIDLLRNPISFPRALKIGIKALFALCLVKQNRHKAVAAGAPEVLVDRLADFEKCDAERALATVELLCRVPAGCAAFAEHALTVALLVKIILKISERATEYAAGALLALCSESERCQREAVAAGVLTQLLLLVQSDCTERAKRKAQLLLKLLRDSWPQDSIGNSEEFACSQVLVVPL; encoded by the coding sequence ATGCCTGGCAGTTTAGAACCGTTGGATTTGGGGGTTCAGATTCCGTACCACTTCAGGTGCCCAATCTCGCTTGAGCTTATGCGAGACCCGGTCACTGTCTGCACCGGTCAGACCTACGACCGTCCAAGCATCGAGTCATGGGTGGCTACCGGCAACACCACCTGTCCGGTAACACGAGCAACGCTAACGGATTTCACTCTAATCCCTAACCACACACTCCGACGGCTAATCCAAGAATGGTGCGTCGCCAACCGTGCTTTTGGCGTCGAGCGGATTCCGACGCCGAAGCAGCCGGCAGACCCTTCGATGGTTCGCTCCTTGCTCAACCAAGCTTCGTCAGATTCCGCGCCGACTCAGATCCGGGTCAACTCGCTCCGCCGACTCAGAGGACTCGCCCGCGACTCGGATAAGAATCGCTCTCTCATTGCTTCCCTCAGCGCCGTTCAGATCTTACTAACTGTCGTTTTCTCGTGTAACGGTTCCGACGAGATGAACCATGAGGCGCTTGCGATTCTCGTGATGTTCTCGCTTGGCGAGAATGAATGCGAGTTTGTTGCATCTGATTTGGATAAGATCCGGTACCTGTCAATGCTTTTGTTTCATAGTTCAATGGAGGTCCGTGTTAACTCGGCCGCGTTGATCGAAATCGTTGCCGCCGGGACTCGGTTGCCTGAGCTCCGATCTCAGATTAGCAATGTCGACGAAATCTACGATGGGGTGATTGATTTGCTACGGAACCCGATATCGTTCCCGCGCGCGCTCAAGATCGGGATCAAGGCGCTGTTCGCGCTGTGTCTTGTGAAGCAGAACCGGCACAAGGCGGTGGCAGCGGGTGCGCCGGAGGTTCTCGTCGACAGACTCGCCGATTTCGAGAAGTGCGATGCTGAGAGAGCGCTTGCGACGGTGGAGCTCCTATGCAGAGTTCCGGCAGGGTGCGCGGCGTTCGCTGAACACGCGCTGACGGTGGCACTGCTGGTGAAGATAATACTGAAGATCTCAGAGCGTGCAACAGAGTATGCCGCCGGTGCGCTTCTGGCGCTGTGCTCGGAGTCGGAGCGGTGCCAGAGAGAGGCGGTGGCTGCGGGTGTGCTGACTCAGCTTCTGCTTTTGGTCCAAAGCGATTGCACGGAGAGGGCGAAGAGGAAGGCGCAGCTGTTGCTGAAGCTGCTTCGGGATTCGTGGCCACAAGATTCCATTGGAAATTCTGAAGAATTTGCATGCAGCCAGGTTTTGGTGGTGCCACTTTGA